In Verrucomicrobiota bacterium, the genomic stretch GCGTTTGATGCGCGCCTCAAGCGGTTCGGTGGCGCTCTTCAATCCCACCACGCGTTTTCTGGAAATCGAGGCGTCCTCCGGCCTTCCCTCCGATGCCGCCACACTCAAGCTGCGCCTTGGCGAAGGCATTACCGGCTGGGTCGCCAAGCACGGCAAACCGGCGCGAGTCAGCGAGGTGTCGCGCGACCCGCGTTATGTCGAGGTCAGGCCGGACGTGCGCTCCGAACTCGCCGTGCCGTTGGAGGTCAACGGCGAAGTGCGCGGCGTGTTGAATGTGGATTCCGAGAAGCCGGACGCGTTCACCCGCGAGGACGAACAGTTGCTCCAGGACCTGGCCTTGCAGGCGGCGCTGGTCATTCGCAACACCTGGCTTTACGAACAACTCCGCGTCAAGGCCCGGCTGTTCGAGTCGCTCATCCGCGTCGGCCAAACCATCAGCTCGGCGCTCCACCTGGATGAAGCGCTCCAGGTCATTACCCGCGAGGCGTGCGTGCTCATGGACGCCAAGATGTGCTCGCTGCTGATGCTGGATGAAAGTCGCGAGTGGCTTGATCTGCGCGCCAGCTTTGGCGCTGGCGCGGAGTACCTCAGCAAACCCCGCCTCAGCGCCACCGAGAGCCTGGTCGGGATCGTGGTCCGCCGGCAACGCCCGATCCAGGTCGAGAACGTGCAGACTTCGAGCCGCTACCAAAATGTCGAAGTGGCCCGCCGCGAAGGGTTGATTTCTCTTTTGAGCGCGCCGCTCGTGTTCAGCGGGCAGGCCATCGGCGCCCTCAATGTTTATTCCGGACAGCCGCACAGTTTTTCCAACGAAGAGGTTCGGATTCTCTCCGCGCTCGCGGACCTGTCCGCCATTGCCATCGAAAAGGCGCGGCTCTACGAGCGCGTGGTCGATCTGGAAGAGCAATTACGCCAGAACGAAAAACTTTCCGCCATCGGCCTGCTTGCCGCGGAAGTCGCGCACGAAATCCGCAATCCGCTCACGGTGATGAAAATGTTGTATCACTCGCTTGACCTGAAATTCCCGGCCGCCGACCCGCGCGCGAAGGACGCGCAAGTGATCGCCGAGAAAATGGATCACCTGAACAAGATCATGGAGCAAATCCTTCACTTCGCCCGCAGCGCCGAGCCGCAACTGACTCCGGTGAATTTGAATCAATTGATCGACGACCTCGGCTTGCTGACGCGCCACAAATTGACCAACCAGAAGATTCAACTCATCCGGAAGCTGGATCCAGATTTGCCGCCCGTGATGGGCGACGCGACGCAACTCGAACAAGCCTTTCTGAACCTGACCCTGAACGCCGTGGAAGCCATGTCCAAAGGCGGCAAACTGACGATCATCACCCGCTCCTTGCGCCTGCCCCGCCGGAGTCCGGAGCCGACTCACGTGGCGGTTGATTTCAAAGACACGGGGCAAGGCATGACGCCGGAGCAGCGGCGGCGCGCTTTTTCCTCGTTGCTCAGCACGACCAAGAGCACAGGCACGGGACTGGGTTTGGCCATCGTGGCCCGAATTGTCGAAGCGCACCGGGGTAAAATCAAAGTCAAATCCCGGCCGGGACACGGCGCGACATTTACCGTGCTCCTGCCGATCGAGGCGCCGCTGGTTTCGTTGCAGGGTTAAAGTACACGACGGTAGGGCTGCGTTGTCGCGCAGCCGGTCTTCGGTCGATGCGGCGGCGCAGCAGCACCACCCCGCTATCGAACTGTGTCAAGGGCCCCGGCGCATGGGAAGTAGCGCAGAATTGTATTCTGCCGTATCGCAGAATTGCATTCTGCGGCGCGCTGGCCAATCCGGTGCGGCCAGGTGAGTTTGTTGCGCAGCCGACTACAAGTCGGCGATACGGCAGATTGAAAATCTGCGCTGCGAGAAATCGTCGCGGCTGCGAATGATCTCGAAAGATACAGCAGTGCAACTCTGCGCTACACGGGCCGAGGTCACTGATAAACTTGTGGGTGCACTGTGGCTCATGGCAGCTTGGAACGCACTGCTTGCAGTTGAGGGAGGATTGTGTGTTTCATTGCGGCCACGCGCATGACTCATTTAGCTCGAACTCGATTCTCGCAGCCGCTGTGCTTGCCGCTCACTCTGATCTTCGCCTTCTTTCTTGAATCGGCGTCGTCGGCTCGCGGCGCCAACTCTGACCCGGTTCCGGATTTCTCCGCTGCTCGAGACGAGACCGTCCGCATCCTTTCGGATTTCATCAAGGTGGATACGAGCAATCCGCCCGGCAACGAGACGAAGGGCGCGCAGTATCTTCAAGCGATCCTCACCCGCGAAGGCATCGCCTCGGAAATTCTCGAACTGGAACCGGGGCGAGGCAATCTCGTCTCGCGCCTCAAAGGCAACGGCAAGAAGAAACCTCTGCTCTTAATGGGGCACCTCGATGTGGTTGGCGTCGAGCGGAGCAAATGGACGATCGATCCGTTCGGCGGGATTGTCAAAGATGGCTACGTGTATGGCCGCGGCGCGTCGGACGACAAAGGCATGACCAGTGTTTGCCTGGAAATCTTTCTCCTGCTTCATCGGTTGAAAGTTCCGCTGGGGCGCGACGTGATCTTTCTCGCCGAAGCCGGCGAGGAAGGCACCACGCATGTCGGCATCGATTTCATGGTGGCGCGCCATTGGGACAAAATCGAATGCGAGTTCGCGCTGAACGAGGGCGGCCGAATCTTCGCGAAAGACGGCCAGGTCCAATATGTCGGCGTCGCGACGACGGAGAAAGTTCCGCGGCCGATCTTGCTTTCCGCCAAAGGCACGAGCGGGCACGGCTCGCGGCCCCGGCCCGACAACGCCATCGTTCATCTGGCGGCCGCTGTGGCGAAAGTCGGCGCCTGGCAGCCTCCAATGCGGTTGAACGACACGACGCGCGAATTCTTCTCGCGCCTCGCCAAGATCAGCCCGCCCGAAGAATCTTTTCTGTACACGCACCTTGAAGACTCGGCTCTCGGGGCGATGGCGCAAGAGAAGATTCGGGTGACCAACCTGGGTTACAATTCCATGCTCCGCACCTCGATCTCGCCAACGATCATTCGCGGCGGCTTTCGGAACAACGTGATCCCGGGAGACGCCCTCGCCACATTGGATGTCCGCGCTTTGCCGGACGAAGACATGGACCGGTTTGCCTCGACCTTGCGGGAATTGATCAACGACCCGGCCGTCGAAGTGGTCCCGGCGGAAGGCCGGCGGTGCCCAGCGACGCCGCCTTCGCGAATCGACACCGAGATGTTTCAGGCTCTTGAACGCGCGCAACAACGGTTGTTCCCCGGCGCGGTGACGCTGCCGATGATGCTGACCGGCGCGACGGATTCGGCCCAACTGCGCGCCAAAGGGGTTCAGGCGTACGGCGTGGGCAGTGTGTCCAGCGACGACGACAGCTCGCGCGTCCATGGGAACGATGAAAGGATTTCGATCGCAGGCCTGGGCAAATTTCTGGAATTCGTCTGGTGGTCCGTCGTGGAAGTGGCGGCCGTAAAGGGCAAATGAACTCAATAAACTATAGCATTTTCTTTCTGGTGGGGTTGTGCGCCGTCACCAATCCCGCTCATGCGCAGGTTGCAGCTCAAGGCGCGCCTGCGGCGGCCGAAACGCGAACGGCCCTCGACGGCATCCGCAGCGACGAACTCCTCAAGCACATTCAAGTTCTTGCTTCGGATGAATTCGAAGGACGCGCCCCGGGCACGCGAGGCGAGGATCTCACCGTGAATTATCTGGTGGACCAATGCAATCGGCTCGGCTTGAAACCGGGAAATCCCGACGGCACCTACCTGCAAAGTGTTCCCATGGTCGGCTTCACCCCACAGCCGGCCTTTTCCTACCGGGTTGGAAACCAAACGACCGAGGTCGCTTTCCCCGCCGAATGCGTGGTCTGGTCGCCCTGGTTCGCGCCGGAAGTGAACGTCGTCGATTCGGACATGATTTTCGTCGGCTACGGCGTCGTCGCGCCGGAATACGGCTGGGATGATTTCAAAGACGTGGATGTCCGCGGCAAGACCATCGTCATGCTCATTAACGATCCGGCGATTCCGGACCCGAACGATCCGGGCCAGCTTGACGAAAAAATGTTCAAAGGCCGGGCGATGACTTACTACGGGCGCTGGACCTACAAATACGAAATCGCCGCGGCCAAAGGCGCCGCCGCCGCAATCATCGTCCACGAAACCGGCCCGGCGGGCTACCCGTATTTCGTCCTCGTCAGCAGCAACAGCCGGGAGAATTTCGATCTGCAATCGCCGAACCAGAACCGCGACCGCGCGTCGATCGAGAGTTGGATCACTTTGGACACGGCCAAGAAACTGTTTGCCGCGGCGGGCCGCGACTTCGATACACTGAAAAGGAGCGCGCTCCGCCGCGATTTCCGCCCCGTGGCGCTCCCGACCAAAGCGACGTTTCGCATCAAGACAGCGCTCCGAGAAGTGGCCTCCCGCAACGTCGTGGCCTTGCTGGAAGGCTCAGACGCGAAACTGAAGGATGAATTCGTGGTCTATTCCGCGCATTGGGATCACCTCGGACGGAATCCGAAGATGGAAGGCGACCAGATTTTCAACGGCGCGCTCGACAACGCGTCCGGAACAGCGGGTTTGATCGAACTGGCCGAGGCCTTCACTCAACTCAAACGCGCGCCCAAACGTTCCATCCTTTTCTTGTTCCTCACCGCTGAAGAGAAAGGTTTGCTTGGCGCAAAATACTACGCCACGCATCCGCTTTATCCGCCGGCCAAAACTCTGGCCAATTTTAACATGGACGTCCTCAATCCCTGGGGCCGCACGCGCGAAATCGAGGTGATCGGATACGGGAGCACCACGTTGGAGGATCTGCTGCAGGACTTCGCCAAGGCTCAGGGCCGGTCGGTGGCTCCGGATTCGGAGCCGGAAAAGGGCCGCTTTTACCGGTCCGACCACTTCGAGTTCGCCAAAGTGGGCGTGCCCGCTCTCTAT encodes the following:
- a CDS encoding GAF domain-containing protein, whose product is MPSPLDLPEVSGLFSSVHRELGDLRARYERLKLLHQVSKVIHSSLDAAEALKLILGEAVRLMRASSGSVALFNPTTRFLEIEASSGLPSDAATLKLRLGEGITGWVAKHGKPARVSEVSRDPRYVEVRPDVRSELAVPLEVNGEVRGVLNVDSEKPDAFTREDEQLLQDLALQAALVIRNTWLYEQLRVKARLFESLIRVGQTISSALHLDEALQVITREACVLMDAKMCSLLMLDESREWLDLRASFGAGAEYLSKPRLSATESLVGIVVRRQRPIQVENVQTSSRYQNVEVARREGLISLLSAPLVFSGQAIGALNVYSGQPHSFSNEEVRILSALADLSAIAIEKARLYERVVDLEEQLRQNEKLSAIGLLAAEVAHEIRNPLTVMKMLYHSLDLKFPAADPRAKDAQVIAEKMDHLNKIMEQILHFARSAEPQLTPVNLNQLIDDLGLLTRHKLTNQKIQLIRKLDPDLPPVMGDATQLEQAFLNLTLNAVEAMSKGGKLTIITRSLRLPRRSPEPTHVAVDFKDTGQGMTPEQRRRAFSSLLSTTKSTGTGLGLAIVARIVEAHRGKIKVKSRPGHGATFTVLLPIEAPLVSLQG
- a CDS encoding M20/M25/M40 family metallo-hydrolase, which produces MTHLARTRFSQPLCLPLTLIFAFFLESASSARGANSDPVPDFSAARDETVRILSDFIKVDTSNPPGNETKGAQYLQAILTREGIASEILELEPGRGNLVSRLKGNGKKKPLLLMGHLDVVGVERSKWTIDPFGGIVKDGYVYGRGASDDKGMTSVCLEIFLLLHRLKVPLGRDVIFLAEAGEEGTTHVGIDFMVARHWDKIECEFALNEGGRIFAKDGQVQYVGVATTEKVPRPILLSAKGTSGHGSRPRPDNAIVHLAAAVAKVGAWQPPMRLNDTTREFFSRLAKISPPEESFLYTHLEDSALGAMAQEKIRVTNLGYNSMLRTSISPTIIRGGFRNNVIPGDALATLDVRALPDEDMDRFASTLRELINDPAVEVVPAEGRRCPATPPSRIDTEMFQALERAQQRLFPGAVTLPMMLTGATDSAQLRAKGVQAYGVGSVSSDDDSSRVHGNDERISIAGLGKFLEFVWWSVVEVAAVKGK
- a CDS encoding M28 family peptidase, which gives rise to MNSINYSIFFLVGLCAVTNPAHAQVAAQGAPAAAETRTALDGIRSDELLKHIQVLASDEFEGRAPGTRGEDLTVNYLVDQCNRLGLKPGNPDGTYLQSVPMVGFTPQPAFSYRVGNQTTEVAFPAECVVWSPWFAPEVNVVDSDMIFVGYGVVAPEYGWDDFKDVDVRGKTIVMLINDPAIPDPNDPGQLDEKMFKGRAMTYYGRWTYKYEIAAAKGAAAAIIVHETGPAGYPYFVLVSSNSRENFDLQSPNQNRDRASIESWITLDTAKKLFAAAGRDFDTLKRSALRRDFRPVALPTKATFRIKTALREVASRNVVALLEGSDAKLKDEFVVYSAHWDHLGRNPKMEGDQIFNGALDNASGTAGLIELAEAFTQLKRAPKRSILFLFLTAEEKGLLGAKYYATHPLYPPAKTLANFNMDVLNPWGRTREIEVIGYGSTTLEDLLQDFAKAQGRSVAPDSEPEKGRFYRSDHFEFAKVGVPALYLKGGSEFLGKPAGFGQQKSDGYIARDYHKPSDEVKPDWDLSGAVEDLQLLFQVGYRAAQTDKYPEWKPGTEFKARREKLIQSN